From a single Erpetoichthys calabaricus chromosome 1, fErpCal1.3, whole genome shotgun sequence genomic region:
- the LOC127527065 gene encoding uncharacterized protein LOC127527065 — protein sequence MLFQQNHIPSLPAGETSANLEVERLALLKEVKKRNNALTIREKMTKTFALRRQEIVENQPSVQELQERWPALFQQEEINAEFLRITTLLLQSRFMASLDRQSSQLLQVIRNKGGVLREKTKDTIKVMDQSLDIDIRRECLLKCLIMYLDEDASCLIKEYQADQREEAKREFEKTTMAFFVTRESDALSRALDISIVIDGVEVLNELPSVACACAMMFGLIYALNLKYPEGLKYTFEAFQKIIMDIESKQMSRRVQNLSSKLQE from the exons ATGCTTTTCCAGCAAAATCATATCCCATCCCTTCCTGCTGGAGAGACATCAGCAAACCTTGAAGTTGAGCGCCTGGCACTTTTAAaggaagtgaagaaaagaaacaatgcATTGACAATCagagaaaaaatgacaaagacgTTTGCCTTACGCAGACAAGAGATTGTGGAAAACCAACCTAGTGTTCAAGAACTGCAAGAAAGATGGCCAGCTCTGTTTCAACAAGAGGAG ATTAATGCCGAATTTTTGCGCATCACGACCTTACTTTTACAATCGAGATTTATGGCCTCTTTGGACAGACAGAGCTCTCAGCTTCTCCAGGTTATTAGGAACAAAGGTGGAGTTCTCCGTGAAAAAACTAAGGACACTATTAAAGTTATGGATCAG AGTCTGGACATAGACATCAGAAGAGAGTGCCTGCTGAAGTGCCTGATCATGTACCTTGATGAAGATGCAAGCTGTCTGATCAAAGAATACCAG GCTGACCAGAGGGAGGAAGCGAAGAGAGAATTTGAAAAGACCACCATGGCATTTTTTGTGACCCGCGAAAGTGATGCTCTTAGTCGTGCACTGGACATTTCCATTGTCATTGACGGTGTGGAAGTACTAAATGAGTTGCCCTCTGTTGCATGTGCCTGTGCCATGATGTTTGGACTCATTTATGCACTGAACTTAAAATATCCTGAAGGACTCAAATATACCTTCGAGGCCTTTCAAAAAATAATCATGGACATAGAGAGTAAGCAGATGAGCCGAAGGGTGCAGAACCTCTCTTCAAAGCTGCAGGAGTAA